From a single Kitasatospora azatica KCTC 9699 genomic region:
- a CDS encoding tyrosine-type recombinase/integrase produces MAGHVQDRWYKTETDPDGKSRRVKTDRYGTGMRYRARYIGPDGAEQSKSFPDRKKREAENWLTQIEADMARGQYIDPKAARTTFQEYAARWLASQTTDAVTQEGTERRLRLHVLPYLGNRPMGTFQPAHIREWLKRLEASGLAASYIGIIYTVVRAVLSAGVDDGFLPRNPCASRSVRQPSFRRERVVPWTPDRVFSVRAGLPQALRPMVDLGSGCGLRQGEIFGLAVDAIDFDAGILRVVSQTKVLRQGLVFAPPKGDKVRDVPLPAAIAAILKEHIAATPPVAVTLPWRTWDGPKVTKLLLFTDAAGCTFRRSTFNDSLWKPALAAGGVIPVPQQGQRYASAPRDGMHALRHFYASVLLDAGENIKALSEYLGHADAAITLRTYTHLMPSSPDRTRRAVDALYKGPADRSDGP; encoded by the coding sequence ATGGCTGGCCACGTCCAAGACCGCTGGTACAAGACCGAGACCGATCCCGATGGCAAGAGCCGAAGGGTGAAGACCGACCGCTACGGCACCGGCATGCGTTACCGCGCCCGCTACATCGGCCCCGACGGCGCCGAACAGTCCAAGTCCTTCCCCGACCGCAAGAAGCGCGAAGCCGAGAACTGGCTCACACAGATCGAAGCCGACATGGCTCGCGGCCAGTACATCGACCCCAAAGCCGCCCGCACGACGTTCCAGGAGTATGCCGCGCGGTGGTTGGCGTCGCAGACTACGGACGCCGTCACCCAGGAGGGCACCGAAAGGCGGCTCCGTCTGCATGTGCTCCCCTACCTGGGCAACCGTCCGATGGGGACGTTCCAGCCCGCCCACATCCGCGAATGGCTCAAGCGGCTGGAGGCATCCGGCCTGGCGGCGTCGTACATCGGGATCATCTACACGGTTGTACGAGCGGTGCTCTCCGCCGGCGTGGACGACGGCTTCCTCCCACGAAACCCGTGCGCTTCCCGCTCAGTCCGCCAGCCTTCGTTCCGCCGGGAGCGGGTCGTCCCCTGGACCCCCGATCGTGTCTTCTCGGTCCGGGCCGGGCTCCCGCAGGCTCTCCGGCCGATGGTGGATCTCGGGAGCGGCTGCGGGCTACGGCAGGGCGAGATCTTCGGCCTGGCAGTCGACGCCATCGACTTCGACGCAGGAATCCTGCGTGTCGTCTCGCAGACGAAGGTTCTTCGGCAAGGGCTGGTCTTCGCGCCGCCGAAGGGGGACAAGGTGCGCGACGTACCCCTGCCGGCGGCCATTGCGGCCATTCTCAAGGAGCACATCGCCGCCACCCCTCCCGTCGCGGTGACGCTCCCCTGGCGAACTTGGGACGGTCCCAAAGTCACCAAGCTCCTGCTCTTCACTGACGCCGCCGGGTGCACCTTCCGCAGGTCGACGTTCAACGACTCGTTGTGGAAGCCCGCGCTGGCGGCCGGCGGCGTCATTCCGGTCCCGCAGCAAGGGCAGCGGTATGCCAGCGCACCCAGGGACGGGATGCACGCGCTCAGGCACTTCTACGCCTCTGTCCTCCTCGACGCCGGCGAGAACATCAAGGCCCTGAGCGAGTACCTGGGACACGCCGACGCCGCGATCACTCTCCGGACCTACACACACCTCATGCCGAGCAGCCCGGACAGGACCCGCCGGGCCGTCGATGCGCTCTACAAGGGCCCGGCTGATCGCTCGGACGGCCCGTAG
- a CDS encoding helix-turn-helix transcriptional regulator, with protein MPKNTALLSDGLADPRLVVLTCEELADFLKLPSVETVYQWRRKRTGPEGFRAGRHVRYTLASVLAWMDSQARQDAA; from the coding sequence ATGCCCAAGAACACCGCGCTGCTCAGCGACGGGCTGGCCGACCCGCGCCTGGTCGTCCTCACCTGCGAGGAGCTGGCGGACTTCCTCAAGCTCCCCTCGGTCGAAACCGTCTACCAGTGGCGCCGGAAGCGCACCGGCCCGGAGGGCTTCCGCGCCGGCCGTCACGTTCGGTACACCCTGGCCTCCGTCCTCGCCTGGATGGACAGCCAGGCGCGTCAGGACGCCGCGTAG
- a CDS encoding bifunctional DNA primase/polymerase produces MPRTPARAQHPGPWWPAARAHALTAAVLYGHKVAPLTRSKLPAIASAHKDDIHSLCTGQCGTFGHGIHDASSNPEQVKAMFAAAPWAAGYAIACGQAPHHLFGLDLDRKNGTDGIANFHALTARHGFALPPTAAVTTQSGGLHVWLTAPDRFVVPNTAGLLAPGVDTRGTGGYLVGPGSAGTLGRYAFAPGTDPRTIAPAPAELLALLTARHDTTGAPHGQDAGRPAAGPRRRLDGLVRTVREAPGGERNNRLYWAARTALAAGIDPATALGELTDAARETGLDEEEIQHVFRNAGKGAARDRAGVRG; encoded by the coding sequence ATGCCCCGAACCCCCGCCCGTGCCCAGCACCCCGGCCCCTGGTGGCCCGCCGCACGCGCCCACGCCCTGACCGCCGCCGTCCTCTACGGCCACAAGGTCGCCCCGCTCACCCGCTCCAAGCTCCCCGCCATCGCCTCCGCCCACAAGGACGACATCCACAGCCTGTGCACCGGCCAGTGCGGCACCTTCGGGCACGGCATCCACGACGCCAGCAGCAACCCCGAGCAGGTCAAGGCGATGTTCGCCGCCGCCCCCTGGGCGGCCGGATACGCCATCGCCTGCGGCCAGGCCCCGCACCACCTGTTCGGCCTCGACCTCGACCGCAAGAACGGCACCGACGGCATCGCCAACTTCCACGCCCTGACCGCCCGCCACGGCTTCGCCCTGCCCCCGACCGCGGCCGTCACGACCCAGTCCGGCGGCCTGCACGTCTGGCTCACCGCCCCCGACCGCTTCGTGGTCCCGAACACCGCCGGGCTGCTCGCCCCCGGCGTCGACACCCGCGGCACCGGCGGCTACCTCGTCGGCCCCGGCAGCGCCGGCACCCTCGGCCGCTACGCCTTCGCCCCCGGCACCGACCCCCGCACCATCGCCCCCGCCCCCGCCGAACTCCTCGCCCTCCTGACGGCCCGCCACGACACCACGGGCGCACCGCACGGGCAGGACGCCGGGCGGCCCGCAGCAGGGCCGAGGCGGCGCCTGGACGGCCTCGTACGGACCGTACGGGAGGCGCCCGGGGGCGAGCGCAACAACCGGCTCTACTGGGCCGCCCGCACCGCCCTGGCCGCAGGCATCGACCCCGCCACCGCACTGGGCGAACTCACCGACGCCGCACGGGAGACCGGCCTGGACGAGGAGGAGATCCAGCACGTGTTCCGCAACGCCGGCAAGGGTGCCGCCCGGGACCGGGCGGGGGTGCGCGGGTGA
- the ssb gene encoding single-stranded DNA-binding protein: MPIGETVLTVVGNLTRDPELSYTSGNVARLVFNIASNSRNWDKNTASWGEGHTLFLRCTAWRWLAENAEKTLTKGTRVIVTGALRQFEWTSADGVQRTGYGIDVEDIAVSLRYATATVNRTTRSTTGPDSGPAGDAWSTSGPAASSWGAPSGGGFSEEPPF, from the coding sequence GTGCCCATCGGAGAGACCGTGCTGACCGTGGTCGGCAACCTGACTCGTGACCCCGAACTGTCCTACACCAGCGGCAACGTGGCCCGTCTGGTGTTCAACATCGCCTCCAACTCCCGCAACTGGGACAAGAACACCGCCAGCTGGGGCGAGGGCCACACCCTCTTCCTGCGCTGCACCGCCTGGCGCTGGCTCGCCGAGAACGCCGAGAAGACCCTCACCAAGGGCACCCGCGTCATCGTCACCGGGGCCCTGCGCCAGTTCGAGTGGACCAGCGCCGACGGCGTCCAGCGCACCGGCTACGGCATCGACGTGGAGGACATCGCCGTATCCCTGCGCTACGCCACCGCCACCGTGAACCGCACCACCCGAAGCACGACCGGCCCGGACAGCGGCCCGGCGGGCGACGCCTGGTCCACCAGCGGTCCCGCCGCGAGCAGCTGGGGCGCCCCGTCGGGCGGCGGGTTCAGCGAGGAGCCGCCCTTCTAG
- a CDS encoding DNA polymerase: MATHARTYSGYTMTVHAPSGEGDFDREAFAAFARSDPVLGLDVEGRAIVDGGPGHFGPDAGLRLVQFGTPTAAWVLNPLVPAQRQAIAAVLADSERRFTTHTNYDVLAVWSAFGIALGQRVVDTHLLSKLVQPDERAGHGLKDLSLRYLDDGLVTAQQALYERMRQLAPTGQRAGNNALTWGWNHIPSTDEAYTVYAGLDAIYVRRLLPILLAECAPFSHLVRMEQWLAAQATGITVRGLLLDRPYTERLLDEVQGEFEQAAGAIERELGFPGNSPRFAHWLAGQVTGTELPRTAKGQPQATAETLAQLAKELEAGTAAITEEGAAMLAARRAMAATTNIRTNLRSFLAAADAQSRVHPQVKTLRARTGRMSITGPALQTLKKHDSRLRHCFRAEVGHVLVGCDFAAVEVRVAAALSRDATLMRVIASGVDIHDATAELMYGPGFTKEQRTVGKRATFGTIYGGGAKALAEQTGVPIAVARQVIQRWQRTYPEVIRFGKAIAEAPVVVTGSGRRIPPDPQRPYANSNYAIQSTARDLLVAAVHELATAHGLAANLWLFVHDEVIVQVPEQDAERVRDLLTQVMTTSYRGVPIEAEAEILGTHWGRLPEPATLTPAA, encoded by the coding sequence GTGGCCACCCACGCCCGCACCTACTCCGGGTACACCATGACCGTCCACGCCCCTTCCGGGGAGGGCGACTTCGACCGGGAGGCCTTCGCCGCGTTCGCCCGTTCTGACCCGGTGCTGGGGCTGGACGTGGAGGGCCGGGCGATCGTGGACGGCGGGCCGGGCCACTTCGGCCCGGACGCCGGCCTGCGGCTGGTCCAGTTCGGCACCCCGACCGCCGCGTGGGTCCTCAACCCGCTCGTCCCCGCCCAGCGCCAGGCCATCGCGGCCGTGCTGGCCGATTCGGAGCGGCGGTTCACCACCCACACCAACTACGACGTGCTGGCCGTCTGGTCGGCGTTCGGGATCGCGCTCGGGCAGCGGGTGGTGGACACCCACCTGCTGTCCAAGCTGGTCCAGCCGGACGAGCGCGCCGGCCACGGCCTCAAGGATCTGTCGCTCCGTTACCTGGATGACGGCCTGGTCACCGCCCAACAGGCCCTGTACGAGCGGATGCGCCAGCTCGCCCCGACCGGTCAGCGGGCCGGGAACAACGCGCTGACCTGGGGCTGGAACCACATCCCGTCCACGGACGAGGCCTACACCGTGTACGCCGGGCTGGACGCCATCTACGTGCGCCGGCTGCTGCCCATCCTGCTGGCCGAGTGCGCGCCGTTCTCGCACCTGGTGCGCATGGAGCAGTGGCTGGCCGCCCAGGCCACCGGCATCACGGTGCGCGGCCTGCTGCTTGACCGCCCCTACACCGAGCGCCTGCTGGACGAGGTGCAGGGGGAGTTCGAGCAGGCCGCCGGGGCGATCGAGCGGGAGCTGGGCTTCCCGGGCAACAGCCCCAGGTTCGCGCACTGGCTGGCCGGCCAGGTCACCGGCACCGAGCTGCCGCGCACCGCCAAGGGCCAGCCGCAGGCCACGGCCGAGACCCTGGCCCAGCTGGCGAAGGAACTGGAGGCCGGGACCGCGGCCATCACCGAGGAGGGGGCGGCGATGCTGGCGGCCCGGCGGGCGATGGCCGCCACCACCAACATCCGCACCAACCTGCGCTCCTTCCTCGCCGCGGCCGACGCCCAGAGCCGGGTGCACCCGCAGGTCAAGACGCTGCGGGCCCGCACCGGCCGCATGTCCATCACCGGCCCGGCGTTGCAGACCCTCAAGAAGCACGACAGCCGGCTGCGGCACTGCTTCCGCGCCGAGGTGGGCCACGTGCTGGTCGGCTGCGACTTTGCCGCCGTCGAAGTCCGGGTGGCCGCGGCCCTGTCCCGCGACGCCACGCTGATGCGGGTCATCGCCTCCGGGGTCGACATCCACGACGCCACCGCAGAGCTGATGTACGGGCCCGGCTTCACCAAGGAGCAGCGCACCGTCGGCAAACGGGCCACCTTCGGCACCATCTACGGCGGCGGCGCCAAGGCCCTGGCCGAGCAGACCGGGGTGCCGATCGCGGTGGCCCGCCAGGTGATCCAGCGCTGGCAGCGCACCTACCCCGAGGTGATCCGCTTCGGGAAGGCCATCGCCGAAGCGCCGGTGGTGGTCACCGGGTCCGGGCGGCGCATCCCCCCGGACCCGCAGCGCCCCTACGCCAACAGCAACTACGCGATCCAGTCCACCGCCCGCGACCTGCTGGTGGCCGCCGTCCACGAACTGGCCACCGCCCACGGCCTGGCCGCGAACCTGTGGCTCTTCGTCCACGACGAGGTGATCGTCCAGGTCCCCGAGCAGGACGCGGAGCGCGTGCGCGACCTACTCACCCAGGTCATGACCACCAGCTACCGGGGCGTCCCCATCGAGGCCGAGGCCGAGATCCTCGGCACCCACTGGGGCCGCCTGCCCGAACCCGCAACCCTCACCCCCGCTGCCTGA
- a CDS encoding PIN-like domain-containing protein, with the protein MKQQFSEYYSPSDEEYKAFLQEGIISLDANVLLSPYRVDREARGQIFELLEVVADRLWVTYQAAWEFFQNRPSVLAGEDKVYQKLQAPLATAKTQLEAHMATIKHHPVVSSADCQDILRSMDAIIEKVNRLSGEKDSKLEDALRTDPILEKWERLLEGRVADRPPLAELEEFKEEADKRLREGVPPGNRDEKKDENGNGDAVLWLQLLRRAKEQNKPVLLITNDTKDDWYRRHGGKTLGPRVELVREMMDGAGVPYYQQPLPSFIRRAGSTLHKPVSEKTVTQARHSSPQEAARHYENAVWHVIADLHGSGQLVMVSKQAHDNGTDLLAAGRSGITVGIDICYITPGRKGSSAYVHQLLGKAAVGPVNSILIISNEAPTQKAISLLGDGIPNRPVAQWITWDPLEPSEILAMQILMRMDRSQVQINRQWPWRQRPV; encoded by the coding sequence GTGAAGCAGCAATTCTCGGAGTACTACAGTCCGTCGGACGAGGAATACAAGGCGTTTCTTCAAGAGGGGATTATTTCCCTGGATGCAAACGTCCTTCTCAGTCCGTACAGGGTCGACCGAGAAGCGCGGGGGCAGATCTTCGAGCTTCTGGAGGTCGTCGCAGATAGGTTGTGGGTCACCTATCAGGCGGCCTGGGAGTTTTTCCAGAACAGGCCATCCGTCCTGGCAGGCGAGGACAAGGTCTACCAGAAGCTTCAAGCTCCTCTGGCGACAGCGAAAACGCAACTCGAAGCCCATATGGCCACGATTAAGCACCACCCCGTGGTCTCGTCAGCTGACTGCCAAGACATTCTCCGCTCAATGGATGCGATCATTGAGAAGGTGAATCGCCTCAGCGGAGAGAAGGACAGCAAGCTTGAGGACGCCCTCCGCACCGACCCGATTCTTGAGAAATGGGAGCGGCTCCTAGAGGGTCGGGTCGCCGACCGTCCACCCCTGGCGGAGCTTGAGGAATTCAAGGAGGAAGCTGACAAGCGCCTCAGGGAGGGGGTCCCTCCGGGAAACCGAGACGAGAAGAAGGACGAGAACGGCAATGGGGACGCTGTCCTCTGGCTTCAGCTGCTCCGCCGAGCCAAAGAGCAGAACAAGCCCGTCCTGCTGATCACCAATGACACCAAGGACGACTGGTACAGGCGACACGGAGGCAAGACCTTGGGGCCGAGAGTAGAACTCGTCCGGGAGATGATGGATGGCGCCGGAGTTCCCTACTACCAGCAGCCCCTCCCGAGCTTCATCCGGCGCGCGGGCTCTACTCTGCATAAACCCGTATCCGAGAAGACAGTCACTCAGGCGCGCCATTCAAGCCCCCAGGAAGCAGCCCGGCACTACGAAAACGCAGTGTGGCATGTCATTGCCGACCTTCACGGATCAGGCCAGCTGGTCATGGTCTCGAAGCAAGCCCATGACAATGGGACTGACCTACTCGCAGCGGGGCGAAGCGGGATCACTGTTGGCATTGATATCTGCTATATCACCCCCGGGCGGAAAGGTTCATCGGCCTATGTTCACCAGCTGCTCGGGAAGGCCGCCGTCGGCCCTGTGAATTCGATCCTAATTATCTCCAACGAGGCCCCCACCCAAAAGGCAATTTCGCTTCTGGGCGACGGAATTCCGAATCGCCCAGTGGCCCAATGGATCACGTGGGATCCATTGGAGCCATCGGAGATCCTGGCGATGCAGATCCTAATGCGAATGGATCGCTCACAGGTACAGATCAATCGACAGTGGCCGTGGCGCCAGAGGCCGGTCTGA
- a CDS encoding DNA cytosine methyltransferase — translation MNANPAPAGLALLGGGPRLLSLCSGYGGLEIAVRAGLGGQVVAFAENDPFAAQAFSAHHPGVPNLGDITRTDWHRVREEFAPEVLASGFPCTDISNAGRRVGIGGKRSGIWKNVAEAVRVLRPRLVFLENVAAIRSRGLDVVAADLAALGYDARWTCLRAGDPEVGAPHPRDRWFAVAYPAAQDADLAAWRERWTAAPGQAQGGRARPDLGGRGGVPAPDRAVGVSLLPTPAARDWKSGASNLLGVNSRPLNEVAVNLLPTPKASDGPNGGPNQRDASGRYYLPGQAVRLDERWVALDGTDYGPAIRRWEHVTGHPAPCPTEPGTRGNRRLASAFAEWMMGIDPGRVTGLGLPRREELRIIGNGAVPQQAHHAYGLLLEAHTTTHTQTGAEAA, via the coding sequence GTGAACGCCAACCCGGCCCCCGCCGGCCTCGCGCTGCTGGGCGGCGGGCCGCGGCTGCTGTCGCTGTGCTCCGGGTACGGCGGGCTGGAGATCGCGGTCCGCGCCGGCCTGGGCGGCCAGGTCGTGGCCTTCGCCGAGAACGACCCGTTCGCCGCCCAGGCCTTCTCCGCGCACCACCCGGGGGTGCCGAATCTGGGGGACATCACCCGCACCGACTGGCACCGGGTGCGCGAGGAGTTCGCGCCCGAGGTGCTGGCGTCGGGGTTCCCGTGCACGGACATCAGCAACGCCGGACGAAGGGTGGGCATCGGTGGCAAGCGCTCGGGGATCTGGAAGAACGTCGCTGAGGCTGTTCGCGTCCTTCGACCGCGCCTCGTGTTCCTGGAGAACGTGGCGGCGATCCGCTCCCGCGGGCTGGACGTCGTCGCCGCGGACCTGGCCGCGCTCGGGTATGACGCGCGGTGGACATGCCTTCGAGCTGGTGACCCCGAGGTCGGCGCCCCGCACCCGCGGGACCGCTGGTTCGCCGTCGCGTATCCCGCTGCTCAAGACGCCGACCTCGCAGCTTGGCGTGAACGGTGGACCGCAGCACCCGGACAAGCGCAAGGCGGGCGGGCACGGCCCGACCTTGGAGGACGAGGCGGTGTTCCTGCTCCCGACCGCGCCGTGGGAGTGAGCCTGCTGCCCACGCCTGCGGCCCGGGACTGGAAGTCGGGCGCGTCGAACCTGCTGGGCGTCAACTCCCGTCCGCTGAACGAGGTCGCAGTGAACCTGCTGCCGACCCCGAAGGCCTCGGACGGGCCCAACGGCGGACCGAACCAGCGCGACGCCTCCGGGCGCTACTACCTGCCCGGCCAGGCCGTGCGCCTGGACGAGCGGTGGGTGGCCCTGGACGGCACCGACTACGGGCCCGCGATCCGCCGCTGGGAGCACGTCACCGGGCATCCGGCGCCGTGCCCCACCGAGCCCGGAACCCGCGGCAACCGGCGCCTGGCCTCCGCGTTCGCCGAATGGATGATGGGCATCGACCCCGGCCGCGTCACCGGCCTGGGCCTCCCGCGCCGGGAGGAACTGCGGATCATCGGCAACGGCGCCGTCCCCCAGCAGGCCCACCACGCCTACGGCCTGCTCCTCGAAGCCCACACCACCACCCACACCCAGACCGGCGCGGAGGCGGCGTGA